The DNA sequence TCGGCGGGCACGATCCGATTCTAATGGGACCCCGTGGCCCGGCTGGACTCGGTGGCCGGGCTGGACTCGGTGGCCGGGCTGGACTCGGTGGCGAGCTCGATTCGCGCGCGTTCCTCGTCCGCGAGTCCCGCCTCGAGCCGGGCGAGCATGTGGGGACGCATCTCGGGCAGGTCATCCACCGCGAACCAGCGGACGTCGGTGTTCTCGCCGTCGGCCGGGCGGGGGTCACCGTCGAGGTAGGTGCAGGCGAAGGTGTGGTCGATGTACTGTGCGCGGTCGCCGTTGGCGTAGGTGACCATCCTGGAGACGCCGAGGGACGCGACGCGATCCACGCGGATGCGGACGTCGGCCTCTTCCCGTGCCTCGCGGACGGCGGTCTCGGCGGGGTGCTCGCCCGGGTCGACGATGCCGGTCACCGGGGTCCACCAGCCGTTGTCGGCCCGTCGCACGAGCAGGACGCGCGCGTCGTCGGGGTCACGGATGACGGCGGTGGCGCCGGCCAGCCAGAGGGGCGCGGTGCCCACGTGGCGGCGTAGTTCCAGGACGAAGTCGGGGACGGACATGGCTCTGAGGGTATCCAGGTCCGGAGAATGCAGCGATCCCCGCCGACCGTGTGGTCGGCGGGGATCGGTGGTGTACTACCCGGACGCTGACTCGGTCAGCGTCGAGGGGTCAGAACCTCAGTTCTGCTCCTCGACGGGCTCGCACTCCTGGCGCTCCATGGAGCCGTTGTCCTTGAGGAACTCGATGGCCTCCGGCGGGAGGTTGCAGACGAG is a window from the Dietzia sp. JS16-p6b genome containing:
- a CDS encoding NUDIX domain-containing protein; this encodes MSVPDFVLELRRHVGTAPLWLAGATAVIRDPDDARVLLVRRADNGWWTPVTGIVDPGEHPAETAVREAREEADVRIRVDRVASLGVSRMVTYANGDRAQYIDHTFACTYLDGDPRPADGENTDVRWFAVDDLPEMRPHMLARLEAGLADEERARIELATESSPATESSPATESSRATGSH